The following coding sequences lie in one Synechococcus sp. PCC 7336 genomic window:
- the aroF gene encoding 3-deoxy-7-phosphoheptulonate synthase — translation MIVVMKTGAPTDVIEELATEFEGWGLTPEKIVGTHKIVIGLVGDTASLDEARIQELSPFIEQVLRVEKPYKRASLEFHNGESTTVTVATPNGPVHFGRSHPLVVMAGPCSVENEAMIVATAKSVGASGAKLLRGGAYKPRTSPYSFQGHGESALELLEAARAASGLGIITEVMDTADIDRIAAVADILQVGARNMQNFALLKQVGQQSKPVMVKRGPSATIDEWLMAAEYVLAAGNPNVILCERGIRTFDSKYTRNTLDLSAVPVLQSLTHLPIVIDPSHGTGKSQFVPATSKAAVALNVDSLMIEVHPDPSKALSDGPQSLTFSAFSTLMDELEPVARIVGRDYA, via the coding sequence ATGATTGTTGTCATGAAAACTGGGGCTCCGACGGATGTTATCGAGGAGCTCGCGACTGAGTTTGAGGGTTGGGGGCTAACGCCCGAGAAAATTGTCGGCACCCATAAAATTGTGATCGGTTTAGTGGGCGATACGGCCAGTTTGGACGAAGCCCGCATTCAAGAGTTGAGCCCCTTTATCGAGCAGGTTCTGCGGGTCGAAAAACCCTATAAGCGGGCTAGTTTAGAGTTTCACAACGGCGAATCGACCACGGTTACGGTCGCAACCCCTAACGGCCCCGTTCATTTTGGCCGCAGCCACCCACTGGTGGTGATGGCAGGGCCTTGTTCGGTGGAAAATGAAGCGATGATTGTGGCCACTGCCAAGAGTGTCGGGGCTTCTGGGGCAAAGCTATTGCGGGGAGGAGCTTACAAGCCCCGCACATCTCCCTATTCGTTTCAAGGGCACGGCGAAAGTGCTTTAGAGCTTTTGGAGGCAGCTCGCGCAGCCTCTGGCCTGGGCATTATCACCGAGGTGATGGATACTGCCGATATCGATCGCATTGCTGCTGTGGCCGACATCCTGCAAGTGGGCGCTCGCAATATGCAAAACTTTGCCCTGCTCAAGCAGGTGGGCCAACAGTCTAAGCCCGTGATGGTGAAGCGGGGACCGTCTGCAACCATTGACGAATGGCTGATGGCTGCCGAATACGTGTTGGCGGCGGGCAATCCCAATGTGATTTTGTGCGAACGGGGCATTCGCACCTTTGACAGCAAATACACCCGCAATACCTTAGACCTCTCGGCGGTTCCAGTCTTGCAATCGCTAACCCACTTACCCATTGTCATCGACCCCAGCCACGGTACGGGCAAGTCGCAGTTTGTGCCTGCTACGAGCAAGGCGGCGGTAGCTCTGAATGTAGATTCGCTCATGATCGAGGTGCATCCCGATCCCAGTAAAGCGCTGTCGGATGGGCCGCAATCGCTGACCTTTTCAGCTTTTTCCACGCTGATGGACGAGCTCGAGCCTGTGGCCCGCATCGTCGGTCGCGACTACGCCTAA
- a CDS encoding PAM68 family protein, protein MASRKSSKPPSDPNPSPKGFKFGTGDRSGLKNQSGSKNQSGSKSAKTRRSKVAKQAAGGDRRRNQKTRAARSQSSTEASNYIPPEVSQRMVRRVAWMAGVPSALGLSAFFINYYLLVEHILELPSWFTFVETLSLFGIGFVGITYGVLSASWEPERAGSWLGFEEFRLNVVLLFQQWREYRQAQRQASTEGE, encoded by the coding sequence ATGGCTTCCCGCAAGTCTTCGAAACCGCCGTCTGACCCCAACCCCTCTCCGAAGGGGTTCAAGTTTGGAACGGGCGATCGGTCTGGCCTGAAAAATCAGTCTGGCTCTAAGAATCAGTCTGGCTCTAAATCAGCCAAAACTCGCCGGTCTAAAGTGGCTAAGCAGGCGGCGGGAGGCGATCGTAGGAGAAATCAGAAGACCCGAGCGGCCCGCAGCCAATCTTCGACCGAAGCCTCCAACTACATTCCCCCCGAGGTGAGTCAACGCATGGTGCGCCGCGTCGCCTGGATGGCGGGCGTGCCCAGCGCGCTGGGCCTCTCGGCCTTTTTTATCAATTACTACCTGCTGGTCGAGCATATTTTGGAGCTGCCGAGCTGGTTCACCTTTGTCGAAACGCTTTCCTTATTTGGCATTGGCTTTGTCGGAATCACCTACGGTGTCCTCTCTGCCTCTTGGGAGCCCGAGCGGGCAGGCTCTTGGCTCGGCTTTGAAGAATTTCGGCTTAATGTGGTGCTTCTCTTTCAGCAGTGGCGAGAATACAGACAGGCCCAACGCCAAGCCAGTACTGAAGGAGAGTAG
- the rpsO gene encoding 30S ribosomal protein S15, protein MALLQERKQELISEYQVHETDTGSPEVQVALLTDRINSLTTHLQANPKDYASRRGLMTIIGKRKRLLGYIQAESPERYFEITKRLNIRVKK, encoded by the coding sequence ATGGCATTGCTGCAAGAGCGCAAACAAGAACTTATCTCTGAATATCAGGTACACGAGACTGACACTGGGTCTCCCGAGGTGCAAGTGGCCCTGCTCACCGATCGCATCAACTCCCTCACCACCCACCTGCAAGCCAATCCCAAAGACTACGCCTCCCGTCGCGGCCTGATGACCATCATCGGCAAGCGCAAGCGCCTGTTGGGCTATATCCAAGCTGAGTCTCCCGAGCGCTATTTCGAAATCACCAAGCGTCTCAACATTCGGGTCAAAAAGTAG
- a CDS encoding ferredoxin:protochlorophyllide reductase (ATP-dependent) subunit N — MTASTAPNSLNFECETGNYHTFCPISCVAWLYQKIEDSFFLVIGTKTCGYFLQNAMGVMIFAEPRYAMAELEEGDISAKLNDYEELKRLCLDIKRDRNPSVIVWIGTCTTEIIKMDLEGIAPKLEAEIGIPIVVARANGLDYAFTQGEDTVLAAMAARCPSEAPASEAPEERGGLSSLLNLGKKSQVDSSESEFKQHAPLVIFGSVTDSVVSQISLELKKQGIKVSGWLPASRFGELPALTPDTHVVGINPFLSRTASYLARRRKCKLINAPFPIGPDGTRMWVEAICQSLGVEPQGLDEREAEIWNHPQVQEYVSLLKGKSVFFMGDNLLEVSMARFLVRCGATIQEIGIPYMDKRYQKSELEALERACEEMGVPKPNIVEKPDNYNQLQRIKQDKPDLVITGMAHANPLEARGITTKWSVEFTFAQIHGFSNVKEMLETLTRPIRRNASLDQLGWTSMVKEEVARV; from the coding sequence ATGACTGCTTCCACAGCTCCCAATTCCCTCAATTTCGAATGCGAAACGGGCAATTATCACACCTTCTGTCCCATTAGCTGCGTTGCTTGGCTCTATCAAAAGATCGAAGACAGCTTTTTCCTCGTCATCGGCACTAAAACCTGCGGCTATTTTTTGCAGAACGCGATGGGGGTGATGATTTTTGCCGAGCCCCGCTACGCTATGGCAGAGCTGGAAGAGGGGGATATCAGCGCCAAATTAAATGACTACGAAGAGCTGAAGCGATTGTGTTTGGATATCAAGCGCGATCGCAATCCCTCCGTGATTGTCTGGATTGGCACCTGCACCACCGAAATCATCAAGATGGATCTGGAAGGCATTGCCCCCAAACTGGAAGCTGAAATCGGCATTCCGATTGTGGTGGCCCGCGCCAACGGTCTCGATTACGCCTTCACCCAAGGGGAAGATACAGTATTGGCGGCAATGGCAGCCCGCTGCCCCAGCGAAGCCCCTGCCAGCGAAGCCCCCGAAGAGCGCGGCGGCCTATCCAGCTTGCTCAACCTCGGCAAAAAGTCTCAGGTCGACAGCAGCGAGAGCGAGTTCAAACAGCACGCACCTCTGGTCATTTTCGGGTCTGTCACCGATTCTGTCGTGTCCCAAATCTCGCTAGAGCTGAAAAAACAGGGCATTAAAGTGTCTGGCTGGCTGCCCGCCAGTCGATTTGGCGAACTGCCCGCGTTAACCCCCGATACCCATGTTGTCGGCATCAATCCCTTCCTGAGTCGAACGGCATCCTATTTGGCCCGTCGGCGCAAATGCAAGCTGATTAATGCCCCATTCCCGATTGGCCCCGACGGTACCCGCATGTGGGTCGAGGCCATTTGCCAGTCGCTGGGCGTGGAACCGCAAGGACTAGACGAGCGCGAGGCTGAAATCTGGAACCATCCGCAGGTACAGGAGTACGTCAGCCTGCTCAAAGGCAAGTCTGTCTTCTTTATGGGGGATAACTTGCTAGAGGTGTCGATGGCTCGCTTCTTGGTGCGCTGCGGAGCCACCATCCAAGAAATTGGCATTCCTTACATGGACAAGCGCTATCAAAAATCGGAGTTGGAAGCACTGGAGCGGGCTTGCGAAGAAATGGGGGTGCCCAAACCCAACATTGTGGAAAAACCCGATAACTACAATCAACTGCAGCGCATCAAGCAAGACAAGCCCGATTTAGTCATCACCGGCATGGCCCATGCAAATCCGCTCGAAGCTCGCGGCATTACCACCAAATGGTCTGTAGAGTTTACGTTTGCCCAAATCCACGGCTTCTCAAATGTCAAAGAAATGCTGGAAACTCTGACGCGACCGATCCGTCGCAATGCCAGTTTGGACCAATTGGGTTGGACCTCAATGGTGAAGGAAGAGGTTGCGCGGGTTTAG
- the bchL gene encoding ferredoxin:protochlorophyllide reductase (ATP-dependent) iron-sulfur ATP-binding protein, with amino-acid sequence MKLAVYGKGGIGKSTTSCNISAALAKRGKKVLQIGCDPKHDSTFTLTGFLIPTIIDTLEEKDYHYEDVWPEDVIYEGYGGVHCVEAGGPPAGAGCGGYVVGETVKLLRELNAFDEYDVILFDVLGDVVCGGFAAPLNYADYCTIVTDNGFDALFAANRIAASVREKARTHSLRLAGLIGNRTSKRDLIDTYISRVPMPVLEVLPLIEDIRVSRVKGKTIFELAESDPSLEAVCQHYLNIADHLLAQPEGIVPDEAPDRDLFTLLSDSYNTVATGAAALV; translated from the coding sequence GTGAAACTGGCAGTCTACGGCAAAGGTGGCATCGGCAAATCCACCACGAGTTGCAACATTTCGGCAGCCCTCGCCAAACGGGGCAAAAAAGTTCTTCAAATTGGCTGCGATCCCAAACACGACAGCACCTTCACCCTGACGGGCTTTCTCATTCCCACCATCATCGACACCCTCGAAGAGAAGGACTACCACTACGAAGACGTCTGGCCCGAAGACGTTATTTACGAAGGCTATGGCGGCGTCCATTGCGTTGAAGCAGGCGGCCCCCCTGCCGGTGCCGGGTGCGGCGGCTACGTGGTCGGCGAGACCGTCAAGCTGCTGCGGGAACTCAATGCCTTTGACGAATACGATGTCATCCTATTTGACGTCTTGGGTGACGTGGTTTGTGGCGGTTTTGCTGCCCCTCTGAACTATGCCGATTACTGCACGATCGTCACCGATAACGGCTTCGATGCCCTGTTTGCAGCCAACCGCATTGCGGCCTCCGTGCGCGAAAAAGCCCGCACCCACTCCCTCAGACTCGCCGGACTGATTGGCAACCGCACCTCTAAGCGCGACCTCATCGACACTTACATCTCCCGCGTTCCTATGCCCGTCCTAGAAGTGTTGCCCCTGATCGAAGACATTCGCGTCTCCCGCGTCAAAGGCAAAACCATCTTCGAGCTGGCTGAAAGCGATCCCAGCCTAGAGGCCGTCTGCCAGCACTACCTCAACATCGCCGATCACCTATTGGCCCAACCGGAAGGCATCGTCCCCGACGAAGCCCCCGATCGCGATCTGTTCACCCTTCTCTCCGACTCCTACAACACCGTCGCTACGGGTGCTGCCGCTCTGGTTTAA
- a CDS encoding recombinase family protein: protein MPKLGYIYRPISLPPSDAERQQLLNAGAEQVWVDLGDRQYYTRAIEYFSGTAEDSALLLLSVAELGDTVTQVAQQLQAWSDRAVEVWVVDKNGVQTSRDATAVETWLAGLPLQLKSRQISAGHALSRLQRKPPPGPAPFGYCRQGDVYQLEGDRAAIVRTFFDNFLLFGSIRGAVKSLQVERGETVSISTARRWLTSAVYRGDLTFKDGVTLRDTHPALLSREEAAQIDRWMRRNRQISRRSASAPRALAGLAICQTCQQPLRIVQATQKQRQKVYRYLRCDRCRYSHDYDRVLQATVKIVCQQLPAKTANFSQTPVAELKKCIDLQLKANESILNSFDSKNSAIAPLDLRDQLQRYRLEGENAALNQTLEQLPPENLAAIAQTLSIESFWLDLTEPEQRSYLREFIRQIGIDADMNLDIQFFF from the coding sequence GTGCCAAAACTGGGCTACATCTACCGACCCATCTCCCTACCCCCCTCCGATGCCGAGCGGCAGCAGTTGCTGAATGCGGGGGCGGAACAGGTGTGGGTGGATTTGGGCGATCGCCAGTATTACACCCGCGCGATCGAATACTTCTCTGGAACGGCAGAAGACTCCGCCTTACTCCTGTTGAGTGTGGCGGAGTTGGGGGATACGGTGACGCAAGTTGCTCAACAACTGCAAGCCTGGAGCGATCGCGCTGTGGAAGTGTGGGTAGTAGACAAAAATGGGGTGCAAACCTCCCGAGACGCAACTGCTGTTGAAACCTGGCTCGCTGGCCTGCCCCTGCAACTCAAGAGCCGCCAGATCTCGGCAGGACACGCCCTCAGTCGCCTGCAGCGCAAGCCACCCCCCGGACCCGCGCCGTTTGGCTATTGCCGACAGGGAGATGTCTACCAATTAGAGGGCGATCGCGCTGCAATCGTGCGGACCTTCTTCGACAATTTTTTGCTGTTTGGTTCCATTCGGGGAGCCGTTAAGTCTTTACAGGTGGAAAGAGGCGAGACTGTCTCCATCAGTACGGCTCGTCGCTGGCTGACATCGGCAGTCTATCGGGGGGATCTGACGTTTAAAGATGGCGTCACCTTGAGAGATACCCACCCAGCCCTGCTGTCGCGCGAAGAGGCTGCCCAGATCGATCGCTGGATGCGCCGCAACCGGCAAATCTCCCGCCGCTCCGCCAGTGCTCCCCGCGCGCTAGCGGGATTAGCGATCTGCCAAACCTGTCAGCAGCCCCTGCGAATTGTGCAAGCGACCCAGAAACAGCGGCAGAAAGTGTATCGATATCTGAGGTGCGATCGCTGTCGCTACAGCCACGACTACGACCGAGTCTTGCAGGCCACCGTGAAAATCGTCTGCCAGCAATTGCCCGCCAAAACGGCTAACTTCAGTCAAACGCCAGTGGCAGAGCTGAAAAAATGTATAGATTTGCAACTGAAAGCAAATGAAAGCATTCTTAACAGTTTCGATTCTAAAAATTCTGCGATCGCCCCCCTCGATCTCCGAGACCAACTGCAGCGCTACCGCCTCGAAGGGGAAAATGCCGCCCTCAACCAAACCCTCGAACAGCTCCCCCCAGAAAACCTAGCGGCGATCGCCCAGACCCTCTCCATCGAGTCCTTCTGGCTGGATTTAACCGAACCGGAGCAGCGGTCTTATCTGCGCGAGTTCATCAGGCAAATAGGTATTGATGCGGATATGAATTTAGACATACAGTTTTTCTTTTGA
- a CDS encoding MlaE family lipid ABC transporter permease subunit, which produces MNWFSRFLESILLTGQVVLRLFHGRLYRRNTVEQLSLVGTESLLVVLITALVISGVFTIQVAREFINFGASSAIGGVLALALAREMTPVLTAVVVAGRVGSAFAAELGTMEVTEQIDALRVLRTNPVEYLVVPRVIACALMVPILTVISLITGILGGLLICVSRYGLTASSFLNSAQNFLAGSDLIFSVIKAFVFGVAIAIIGCSWGLTTTGGAKGVGRSTTAAVVTALLTIFIANFFMSWLFFPGTGSSVNML; this is translated from the coding sequence GTGAACTGGTTCTCGAGATTTCTAGAAAGTATTTTGCTGACTGGTCAGGTGGTGCTGCGCCTCTTTCACGGGCGTTTGTATCGGCGCAATACAGTCGAGCAACTTTCGCTGGTGGGAACCGAGTCTTTGCTGGTGGTACTGATTACGGCACTCGTAATTAGTGGCGTGTTTACGATTCAGGTGGCGCGGGAATTTATTAACTTTGGGGCCTCTTCGGCGATCGGGGGGGTCTTGGCGCTGGCCTTGGCTCGCGAGATGACGCCTGTGCTGACTGCGGTGGTGGTGGCCGGTCGGGTGGGGTCGGCATTTGCGGCAGAACTGGGCACGATGGAGGTGACGGAACAAATCGATGCCCTGCGGGTCTTGCGCACGAATCCGGTGGAATATTTGGTGGTTCCCCGCGTGATTGCCTGCGCCCTGATGGTGCCGATTTTGACGGTTATTTCCCTCATTACCGGTATTTTGGGAGGATTGTTGATTTGTGTCAGTCGTTACGGCTTAACGGCCAGTAGTTTTCTCAATTCCGCCCAAAACTTTTTAGCGGGTTCGGACTTAATTTTTTCTGTCATTAAGGCATTTGTGTTTGGAGTTGCGATCGCCATTATTGGTTGTAGTTGGGGGTTGACTACTACAGGCGGGGCTAAAGGTGTGGGACGCTCCACTACGGCTGCAGTTGTGACTGCCCTACTGACTATTTTTATTGCCAATTTTTTCATGTCTTGGCTCTTCTTCCCCGGCACGGGCTCCTCGGTCAATATGCTGTAA